One genomic window of Salvia miltiorrhiza cultivar Shanhuang (shh) chromosome 4, IMPLAD_Smil_shh, whole genome shotgun sequence includes the following:
- the LOC131020041 gene encoding probable apyrase 7 isoform X1, with the protein MIFSKLAEFVSSATTRLTASKTSALQYTPGLPPISGSLHGYTFSSPKKNVNLRFSSSLQDLSTYNQLDPEDDISSGSERSSGPALPQSFYQQENGASSFSKEKISLGPSGRKKWGRVICAFLCLLLFTCLCVALLFLYSNWSGGRSKYYVVLDCGSTGTRVYVYEASVNHKKDDNLPILLRSLPESFKRKSGSQSGRAYNRMETEPGFDKLVHNVSGLKKAIKPLIRWAEKQIPEKSHKTTSLFLYATAGVRRLPNSDSDWLLNSSWSILKSSPFLCKKEWVKTITGMEEAYYGWIALNYHTEVLGSIPKKETYGALDLGGSSLQVTFEGYPGNHEETSLKLSIGPVNHHLSAYSLTGYGLNDAFDKSVARLLKTLPQISNADLVKGKIEIRHPCLQSGYKERYLCSLCASARLKDGIPPVERKELGKAAKRGVPVQLVGDPKWEECSALAKAAVNLSEWSDHTPGIDCDLQPCALAEKFPRPVGQFYAMSGFYVVYRFFNLTPDATLDDVLEKGREFCDKTWNVARESVVPQPFIEQYCFRAPYIVLLLREGLHITDKQVMVGSGSITWTLGVALFEAGKAFPNVGKLYSYQTLRVKIDPFVLFAFLFASFFVLLCALSCIGHWRIPNFFRRSYLPLFNHNSGSSASVLNIPAPFRFQRWSPMNTGKLIVSDKIVKGCTGVFTFLSYYRCMTYKYIILPCDNCGLGDGRVKMPLSPTVASTQQRPFGDGLGFGGGGIQLTDSSLYSSSSSVAHSYSSGSLGNMQFDYNFWTPNRSQMRLQSRRSQSREDLNNSIADAHLAKV; encoded by the coding sequence ATGATCTTCAGTAAACTTGCGGAGTTTGTTTCATCCGCAACAACTCGTTTGACAGCGTCAAAGACATCTGCTCTTCAATATACACCTGGATTGCCTCCTATTTCTGGTTCTCTTCATGGTTATACTTTTTCCAGCCCAAAGAAGAATGTTAATCTGAGATTCTCTTCATCCCTTCAAGATTTGTCTACTTATAACCAGCTTGATCCAGAAGATGATATTAGCTCTGGATCAGAGAGAAGTTCCGGTCCTGCGTTGCCACAAAGTTTCTACCAGCAAGAAAATGGCGCGTCAAGTTTTTCCAAGGAGAAGATATCGTTAGGTCCATCTGGAAGGAAAAAGTGGGGGAGAGTTATATGTGCTTTCCTTTGTTTATTGTTGTTTACTTGTCTTTGTGTTGCCTTGTTATTTCTCTACTCAAACTGGTCTGGTGGACGTTCCAAGTACTATGTTGTGCTTGACTGCGGTAGCACTGGGACCCGTGTGTATGTATATGAGGCATCAGTTAATCACAAAAAAGATGACAATCTTCCTATATTATTAAGATCGTTGCCTGAAAGTTTCAAGAGAAAATCTGGATCCCAGTCTGGGCGGGCGTACAACAGAATGGAGACGGAGCCTGGATTTGACAAATTAGTACATAATGTTTCTGGGTTGAAGAAAGCAATAAAGCCACTTATCAGATGGGCTGAGAAACAAATTCCTGAAAAATCACATAAGACTACTTCTCTCTTTCTGTATGCTACAGCTGGAGTTCGAAGGCTACCAAATTCAGATTCTGATTGGCTTCTTAATAGTTCTTGGTCGATTCTTAAGAGTTCCCCGTTCTTGTGCAAAAAGGAGTGGGTAAAGACTATCACTGGCATGGAGGAAGCTTATTATGGATGGATAGCTTTAAACTATCATACAGAGGTGTTAGGGTCCATTCCGAAAAAGGAAACATATGGTGCGCTCGACTTGGGTGGCTCGTCACTGCAGGTTACATTTGAAGGTTACCCTGGTAACCATGAGGAAACAAGCTTAAAGCTGAGTATTGGCCCTGTTAACCATCATCTAAGTGCATATTCCTTAACCGGATATGGACTCAATGATGCTTTTGACAAATCTGTAGCTCGTCTTTTAAAAACGCTTCCTCAAATTAGCAACGCAGATCTGGTTAAAGGAAAAATTGAGATCAGACATCCTTGTTTGCAGTCTGGTTACAAAGAGCGATATCTATGTTCACTGTGTGCATCTGCTAGGCTAAAAGATGGAATTCCTCCTGTTGAAAGGAAAGAATTAGGTAAAGCGGCAAAGCGCGGAGTCCCAGTTCAGCTTGTTGGTGACCCGAAGTGGGAGGAATGTAGTGCTCTGGCCAAAGCTGCTGTCAATTTGTCTGAATGGTCAGATCATACTCCAGGAATCGATTGTGATTTGCAGCCTTGTGCGCTCGCAGAAAAATTTCCTCGTCCTGTCGGCCAGTTTTATGCAATGTCTGGCTTCTATGTGGTGTACCGTTTCTTCAACTTGACTCCTGATGCGACACTGGATGATGTGTTAGAGAAGGGTCGTGAGTTTTGTGACAAAACTTGGAATGTTGCAAGAGAAAGTGTTGTTCCTCAGCCTTTTATAGAACAATACTGCTTCAGGGCACCATATATCGTTCTCCTCTTGAGAGAAGGATTGCACATTACCGATAAGCAGGTAATGGTTGGCTCTGGAAGCATCACTTGGACCCTAGGAGTTGCTTTATTCGAAGCAGGAAAGGCATTTCCGAATGTGGGAAAGCTTTACAGCTACCAGACATTGAGGGTCAAGATAGATCCATTTGTACTTTTTGCCTTCTTGTTTGCTTCATTCTTCGTCTTGCTATGTGCATTGTCATGCATTGGCCATTGGCGAATTCCTAATTTTTTCAGGAGGTCATATCTCCCTCTTTTCAACCATAACAGTGGATCATCAGCGTCAGTGCTCAATATTCCAGCTCCTTTCCGGTTCCAGCGCTGGAGTCCAATGAATACAGGTAAACTCATCGTGTCTGATAAAATTGTTAAAGGATGTACTGGAGTCTTTACTTTCTTAAGTTATTATCGATGTATGACCTATAAATATATCATCTTGCCTTGTGATAATTGTGGTTTAGGGGATGGAAGGGTTAAGATGCCGCTGAGTCCTACAGTTGCAAGTACTCAGCAAAGACCATTTGGTGACGGACTTGGTTTTGGTGGCGGGGGCATCCAGTTAACTGATTCGTCGTTATACTCTTCATCTAGCAGTGTAGCGCATAGTTATTCTTCGGGCAGCTTAGGAAACATGCAGTTTGACTACAACTTCTGGACACCAAACAGAAGTCAAATGCGCCTTCAGAGTCGGAGATCACAGTCACGAGAAGACCTCAATAATTCAATTGCCGATGCACACTTGGCAAAGGTCTAA
- the LOC131020041 gene encoding probable apyrase 7 isoform X2, translating into MIFSKLAEFVSSATTRLTASKTSALQYTPGLPPISGSLHGYTFSSPKKNVNLRFSSSLQDLSTYNQLDPEDDISSGSERSSGPALPQSFYQQENGASSFSKEKISLGPSGRKKWGRVICAFLCLLLFTCLCVALLFLYSNWSGGRSKYYVVLDCGSTGTRVYVYEASVNHKKDDNLPILLRSLPESFKRKSGSQSGRAYNRMETEPGFDKLVHNVSGLKKAIKPLIRWAEKQIPEKSHKTTSLFLYATAGVRRLPNSDSDWLLNSSWSILKSSPFLCKKEWVKTITGMEEAYYGWIALNYHTEVLGSIPKKETYGALDLGGSSLQVTFEGYPGNHEETSLKLSIGPVNHHLSAYSLTGYGLNDAFDKSVARLLKTLPQISNADLVKGKIEIRHPCLQSGYKERYLCSLCASARLKDGIPPVERKELGKAAKRGVPVQLVGDPKWEECSALAKAAVNLSEWSDHTPGIDCDLQPCALAEKFPRPVGQFYAMSGFYVVYRFFNLTPDATLDDVLEKGREFCDKTWNVARESVVPQPFIEQYCFRAPYIVLLLREGLHITDKQVMVGSGSITWTLGVALFEAGKAFPNVGKLYSYQTLRVKIDPFVLFAFLFASFFVLLCALSCIGHWRIPNFFRRSYLPLFNHNSGSSASVLNIPAPFRFQRWSPMNTGDGRVKMPLSPTVASTQQRPFGDGLGFGGGGIQLTDSSLYSSSSSVAHSYSSGSLGNMQFDYNFWTPNRSQMRLQSRRSQSREDLNNSIADAHLAKV; encoded by the exons ATGATCTTCAGTAAACTTGCGGAGTTTGTTTCATCCGCAACAACTCGTTTGACAGCGTCAAAGACATCTGCTCTTCAATATACACCTGGATTGCCTCCTATTTCTGGTTCTCTTCATGGTTATACTTTTTCCAGCCCAAAGAAGAATGTTAATCTGAGATTCTCTTCATCCCTTCAAGATTTGTCTACTTATAACCAGCTTGATCCAGAAGATGATATTAGCTCTGGATCAGAGAGAAGTTCCGGTCCTGCGTTGCCACAAAGTTTCTACCAGCAAGAAAATGGCGCGTCAAGTTTTTCCAAGGAGAAGATATCGTTAGGTCCATCTGGAAGGAAAAAGTGGGGGAGAGTTATATGTGCTTTCCTTTGTTTATTGTTGTTTACTTGTCTTTGTGTTGCCTTGTTATTTCTCTACTCAAACTGGTCTGGTGGACGTTCCAAGTACTATGTTGTGCTTGACTGCGGTAGCACTGGGACCCGTGTGTATGTATATGAGGCATCAGTTAATCACAAAAAAGATGACAATCTTCCTATATTATTAAGATCGTTGCCTGAAAGTTTCAAGAGAAAATCTGGATCCCAGTCTGGGCGGGCGTACAACAGAATGGAGACGGAGCCTGGATTTGACAAATTAGTACATAATGTTTCTGGGTTGAAGAAAGCAATAAAGCCACTTATCAGATGGGCTGAGAAACAAATTCCTGAAAAATCACATAAGACTACTTCTCTCTTTCTGTATGCTACAGCTGGAGTTCGAAGGCTACCAAATTCAGATTCTGATTGGCTTCTTAATAGTTCTTGGTCGATTCTTAAGAGTTCCCCGTTCTTGTGCAAAAAGGAGTGGGTAAAGACTATCACTGGCATGGAGGAAGCTTATTATGGATGGATAGCTTTAAACTATCATACAGAGGTGTTAGGGTCCATTCCGAAAAAGGAAACATATGGTGCGCTCGACTTGGGTGGCTCGTCACTGCAGGTTACATTTGAAGGTTACCCTGGTAACCATGAGGAAACAAGCTTAAAGCTGAGTATTGGCCCTGTTAACCATCATCTAAGTGCATATTCCTTAACCGGATATGGACTCAATGATGCTTTTGACAAATCTGTAGCTCGTCTTTTAAAAACGCTTCCTCAAATTAGCAACGCAGATCTGGTTAAAGGAAAAATTGAGATCAGACATCCTTGTTTGCAGTCTGGTTACAAAGAGCGATATCTATGTTCACTGTGTGCATCTGCTAGGCTAAAAGATGGAATTCCTCCTGTTGAAAGGAAAGAATTAGGTAAAGCGGCAAAGCGCGGAGTCCCAGTTCAGCTTGTTGGTGACCCGAAGTGGGAGGAATGTAGTGCTCTGGCCAAAGCTGCTGTCAATTTGTCTGAATGGTCAGATCATACTCCAGGAATCGATTGTGATTTGCAGCCTTGTGCGCTCGCAGAAAAATTTCCTCGTCCTGTCGGCCAGTTTTATGCAATGTCTGGCTTCTATGTGGTGTACCGTTTCTTCAACTTGACTCCTGATGCGACACTGGATGATGTGTTAGAGAAGGGTCGTGAGTTTTGTGACAAAACTTGGAATGTTGCAAGAGAAAGTGTTGTTCCTCAGCCTTTTATAGAACAATACTGCTTCAGGGCACCATATATCGTTCTCCTCTTGAGAGAAGGATTGCACATTACCGATAAGCAGGTAATGGTTGGCTCTGGAAGCATCACTTGGACCCTAGGAGTTGCTTTATTCGAAGCAGGAAAGGCATTTCCGAATGTGGGAAAGCTTTACAGCTACCAGACATTGAGGGTCAAGATAGATCCATTTGTACTTTTTGCCTTCTTGTTTGCTTCATTCTTCGTCTTGCTATGTGCATTGTCATGCATTGGCCATTGGCGAATTCCTAATTTTTTCAGGAGGTCATATCTCCCTCTTTTCAACCATAACAGTGGATCATCAGCGTCAGTGCTCAATATTCCAGCTCCTTTCCGGTTCCAGCGCTGGAGTCCAATGAATACAG GGGATGGAAGGGTTAAGATGCCGCTGAGTCCTACAGTTGCAAGTACTCAGCAAAGACCATTTGGTGACGGACTTGGTTTTGGTGGCGGGGGCATCCAGTTAACTGATTCGTCGTTATACTCTTCATCTAGCAGTGTAGCGCATAGTTATTCTTCGGGCAGCTTAGGAAACATGCAGTTTGACTACAACTTCTGGACACCAAACAGAAGTCAAATGCGCCTTCAGAGTCGGAGATCACAGTCACGAGAAGACCTCAATAATTCAATTGCCGATGCACACTTGGCAAAGGTCTAA
- the LOC131023217 gene encoding uncharacterized protein LOC131023217, with protein MLMHNGAVLKPKEMAAQLQRDYGTHCNTDSMIDVETDGNDVFKYCFMALSASIRDFLSSGCPIIVVDATHLKEKYKGVMFVVVSKDGNEQVFPLAVGLGDKENDSSCSSFFTRLRHAFGVPDNLLFVSDQHMSIKNVVEAVFPGVPRGLCTYHLQKNLARYGANIVAMFQRAANSYRREIFYLHFGQLGLLQDKAAYRKLMDAQPSRWARSHCGVRRYNFMTSNCAEVFNDRLRWGRRLPVCTLLEFVRTLVAHWFAERRSKAMARTHPLTEYAALKLDISVEEGRIMECQKYVVDLRARSCSYHEFDLDLIPCSHVAAAIFKSKQSCIPYVSSYYTTETLCEMYSMDVNHIPHQDDWDVSLDVRTRVVGVPDNPKQSGRLRTSRIPSAVESSTRSCVSVCSRCHQSGHYKSSCKEEVPIPPQSEDQEVDCPRPAKRCSIYHDTGHTKRKCRLFDPSA; from the exons ATGTTGATGCACAATGGTGCAGTTTTGAAGCCTAAGGAGATGGCAGCTCAGTTGCAGCGAGATTATGGTACG CATTGCAACACGGACTCGATGATTGATGTGGAGACTGATGGAAATGATGTTTTTAAGTATTGTTTTATGGCTCTCAGTGCATCTATTCGTGATTTTTTATCATCCGGATgtcctattattgttgttgatgctacCCATTTGAAAGAAAAGTATAAGGGTGTGATGTTTGTTGTTGTGAGTAAGGATGGAAATGAACAGGTTTTTCCATTAGCTGTGGGGCTTGGCGATAAGGAGAATGATAGTTCATGTTCATCGTTTTTTACACGTTTGAGACATGCATTTGGTGTTCCAGATAACTTGCTATTTGTTTCTGATCAGCATATGAGCATAAAGAACGTTGTTGAAGCTGTCTTTCCTGGAGTTCCTCGTGGTCTTTGCACCTATCATTTGCAGAAGAACCTTGCAAGATACGGTGCTAATATTGTAGCGATGTTTCAAAGGGCTGCGAATAGCTACCGGAGGGAGATTTTTTATTTGCATTTTGGTCAGTTGGGTTTGCTTCAAGACAAAGCTGCATATAGGAAGTTAATGGATGCTCAGCCTTCTAGATGGGCACGTAGTCATTGTGGAGTTCGTAGATATAACTTCATGACATCTAACTGTGCCGAGGTATTCAATGATCGGCTTCGATGGGGTAGGAGATTGCCCGTGTGCACTTTGTTGGAGTTTGTGAGGACTTTGGTAGCTCATTGGTTTGCAGAGAGACGTAGTAAGGCTATGGCAAGAACTCATCCACTTACAGAGTATGCTGCTCTAAAATTGGATATCTCGGTTGAGGAAGGTCGAATAATGGAG TGTCAAAAGTACGTTGTTGATCTTCGCGCTAGGAGTTGTTCTTATCATGAGTTTGATCTTGATTTGATCCCTTGCTCTCATGTTGCTGCTGCTATATT CAAGTCCAAACAATCTTGCATTCCATATGTGTCTAGTTACTACACCACAGAGACATTATGTGAGATGTATTCTATGGATGTGAATCATATTCCACATCAAGACGATTGGGATGTTTCTTTGGATGTGAGGACAAGGGTCGTTGGTGTTCCTGATAATCCTAAACAGTCAGGGCGTCTACGAACTTCAAGAATTCCATCTGCAGTAGAATCTTCTACTAGATCATGTGTTAGTGTTTGCTCACGATGCCACCAATCAGGTCATTACAAGTCTAGTTGCAAGGAAGAAGTTCCAATTCCACCACaaagtgaagatcaagaagttgaTTGTCCTCGTCCAGCTAAGCGTTGCAGTATTTACCATGATACTGGACATACAAAGAGGAAGTGTCGATTGTTTGATCCTAGTGCTTGA